The sequence GCCCCCAACGCGTTCACCAGGATCCCCTCCTCCAGGGCGGCGTCCCGGAAGGCCGTCGCCTTGCCCGGCACCTCCAGGCCCAGCCAGAGGCCAACGCCCCGGACGCCCTCGATCTTGCCGGTCGCGACCAGCCGGTCCTCGAGGCCGGCCCGCAGGCGCCGGGCCGTCTCCCGGCTCGCCTCCAGGACGCCCTCGTCCAGCAGGACCTCCAGGACCGTGAGGGCCGCCCGGGTGGCCAGGGCGTTGCCGCCGAAGGTGGAGGCGTGGGTGCCCGGCACGAAGGAGGCGGCCACCTCGGCCCGGGCCAGGAGCGCGCCGATGGGGAAGCCGCCGCCGAGGCTCTTGGCCGAGGTCAGGATGTCGGGGGTGATGCCCTCGTGCTCGTGAGCCCAGAGGGTGCCCGTCCGCCCGATCCCCGACTGCACCTCGTCCAGGATGAGCAGGGCGCCGACCGCCTCGGTGCGCTCCCGCAGGCGGCGCAGCCAGCCCGGGGGAGGGACGATCAACCCGCCCTCGCCCTGGATCGGCTCGACGATCACCGCCGCCGTCTGCTCGCCGATGCGCTCGAAGATCGCCTCCTCCCCGAAGGGGAGGTGCTCGAAGCCGCCCGGCAGGGGCTCGAAGCCCTCGTGGTACTTCGGCTGCCCGGTGGCCTTGAGCGCCCCCATGGTCCGGCCGTGGAAGCTCTTCTCGAAGGCGAGGATCTCCTGGCGCGGCGCGCCGCGATCGTGGTGGAAGCGGCGCGCGAGCTTCAGCGCCCCCTCGTTGGCCTCCGCCCCCGAGTTGCAGAAGAAGACCCGCTCGGCGAAGGAGGTCTCGCAGAGGCGCTTCGCCAGGAGGATGGCCGGCTCGTTCCAGTAGAGGTTCGACACGTGCCAGAGGGCCTCGGCCTGCGTCTTCAGGGCCGCGACCAGGCGCGGGTGGGCGTGCCCGATCACGTTGGTGGCGATGCCCTGGATCAGATCCAGGTAGCGTCGCCCCTCGTGATCGACGACCCAGTCGCCCTCCCCCTTCACCAGGACCAGGTCCGGCTGGCGGTAGTTGGGGAAGAAGGACGCCTGGCCGGCCTCGAGGAGCTCTCGCTGGGTGGTCATGCGGCAGGTTCTAGCCGCTTCGCACCACCGTGCCCACTCCCTGATCGGTGAGCAGCTCCAGGAGGACCGCGTGGGGTACCCGGCCGTCGATCATCGTGGCGGCGCCCACCCCGCTCTCCACCGCGTCCACGCAGCAGCGCAGCTTGGGGATCATGCCCCCGCTGACGAACTCGCTCTCCAGCAGCGCCCGGGCCCCGGCCAGGTCGAGGCGCCCCACCAGCAGCCCATCGCCGTCGAGGAGCCCGGCGACGTCGGTCAGCAAGAGGAGGCGCTCGGCCTTCAGCGCGACCGCCAGCGCCCCCGCGACCAGGTCGGCGTTGATGTTCAGCGCCCGGCCGTCCTCGCCCAGACCCACCGGCGCCACCACCGGGACGAAGCCCGACTGGTCGAGGGTCTCGAGGATCTCGCAGTCCACCGACTCGATCTCCCCCACCCGGCCCGGGTCGATGATCTCGGGCGGGCCCTCCTTCATCGGCACCTCGAGGGTGATCCGGGCTGCCTTGAGCAGGCCGCCGTCCTTCCCCGAGAGCCCCACCGCCCGCGCCCCCTGCTGCTGCAGGAGCGCGACGATCTCCTTGTTCACCAGCCCCGCGAGGACCATCTCGACCACGTCCATCGTCTCGTCGTCGGTGACCCGCATCCCCCCCACGAAGTGGGAGGCGATCCCCAGGCGATCGAGGAGGCTGCCGATCTGCGGTCCACCGCCGTGCACCACCACCACCTTCAGCCCGACGAGCTGCAGCAGGGTGAGGTCCTTGGCGAAGGAGGCCTTCAGCTCGTCGTCGATCATGGCGTTGCCGCCGTACTTCACGACGATGGTCTTGCCCCGATAGCGCTGCAGGTAGGGCAGCGCCTCGATGAGGACGGTGGCCTTCTCGTTACGCTCCATGGTCCCGCTACCTCACTGTACGTAGCCCAGCGAGCGGAGGCGCTCGACCTCCTCCGCGTCGAAGGAGGAGTCGAGGGGCTCGAGCTCGGCGGGTCCGGCGGCGGCGCGCGGCTCGCTCTCCTCGGCAACCTCGAGGGAGGGCAGGACGCTGACCCCCTCCCCGTCCTCGAGATCCTCCATGCCGAGGGCGTCGATGATGGTGGGCACGATGTCGTAGAGCGTGGCGCCGTGGATCTTGGCCCCCGCCTTCACGCCCGGCCCCCGCAGGGCGATGAAGCCCTCGATCCGGTGCTCCCCCTCGAAGGGGACCTGCGTGTTGAGCTCCCACTGGCCGGTGCGGGAGCCGAAGCCATGATCGCTGATCACCATGATCAGGGTGTCGTCGTCGACCTGATCGAGGAGCTCGCGGAGCATGTCGTCGACGATGGTGTAGTAGCGATCGATGACCTCGCCGTAGAGCTCCGAGAGGCGCCCCGCGTGGCCGGTGGGCAGGCCGGCGTCGGCGAGCTGCGCCTCGATCTGTTCGTTCGGCTGGGAGAAGAGCCAGAAGCGGTGCCCGAGGGAGTCGGCGCCCTCGACGAAGACCATCGTCAGGTCCGGCTGCTCGGTCTCCAGGAGCCCGAGCACCGTGTTGCGCATGGTGCGGGTGTGGGCGATGGACCAGCGAGCGGCCTCCCGGTAGCGGCGCAGCCGGGGATAGAGGGCCGCGAGGTCGTCGGGGGCGCGGGGCACCACCTTCTCGACCTCCGAGTCCTTCAGCGAGAAGGGCGAGACGATGTACTGCTTGATCTCGTCCCAGCGGGCCTCGGGGTAGACCTGCCGGTCCTCATCGGCGTAGAGGCCGCCCTTGATGGTGTGCTGCTTCTTCTGACCGAGGGCGACGTAGGGCGAGACCATCACCCCGTGCACCTCCTCGGCCGGCCAGGTCGAGAGCCACCCCACGACGCCGACCGTGAGCCCCGCGTCGGAGGCCAGGTTCCAGATCGCCGGCACCGCCCGCATGTTGCTGGTCACCAGGCGCCGCGGCTCGTCGCACCGGTCGGCGGGCCAGAGGCGGGAGCCGGTGACGAAGTCGTAGATGCCGTGCACCTCCCGGGGCCGCCCGGTGGCCAGGGTGGTCCAGAGGGCCGGTGAGCGGATCTCCCGCTCCGAGAAGAGGGTGCCGCTGGACCCCTCCTGCATGAGCTTCTGGAGGTTGGGCATCGCGCCGCGGGCGACGAGGCGCCTCACCTGCACGGGATCGAAGCCGTCGGTGCCCACGACGAGCACCTTGGTGGGGGGCGAGGCCGCCTTCGCGGGCCGCTCGGCGGGCGCCTCCGCCCTCGAGGCCGGGGCGGGAGCGGCGCCGGGGGTGGGCGCCGGGGCCGCCGCCGGGGCGGGCCGGTCGGCCTCGCAGCCCGCCGCGAGGAGGAGGAGAGCCAGGGCGAAGAGGGGCCCCCGGCGTGGTCCGGTCGTGCGCGCAACAACATCCATCGGCGGACCTTGATGGCACATCTGGACTGGCCTGTGAAGGCAAGTCCGCGAATTCATAGGATGTACTGGGAGAGATCCTGCTTCTCGACCACCGACTCCAGCTGCCGCTGGACGTAGGCGCGGTCGATGACGATCTTCTCTCCCGAGCGCTCGCTGGCCGAGAAGCTGGCCTCGTCCAGCAGGCGCTCCATGACCGTGTGCAGGCGCCGGGCGCCGATGTTCTCGCTCTGCGCGTTCACCTCGTCGGCCATCCGGGCGATCTCCCGGATCCCGTCCTCGGTGTACTCGACCTCGAGCCCCTCCGTCTCCAGGAGGGCCGAGTACTGCTTCACCAGGCTGCTCCGGGGCTCGGTGAGGATGCGGACGAAGTCCTCCTCGGTCAGGGAGTCGAGCTTCACCCGGATGGGGAAGCGGCCCTGCAGCTCGGGGATCAGGTCGCTGACCTTCGAGACGTGGAAGGCGCCGGCGGCGATGAAGAGGACGTGGTCGGTCTGCACCGGCCCGTACTTGGTGGTCACCGTGGAGCCCTCGATCACCGGCAGCAGATCGCGCTGCACGCCCTCGCGGCTCACGTCGGGACCGTGGCTGCCCTCGCGGCCGGCGACCTTGTCGATCTCGTCGAGGAAGATGATCCCGTCGTTCTCGGCCCGGCGCAGGGCCTCGCGCTTGACCTTCTCCTGGTCGACCATCCGGGAGGCGGCCTGCTTCTTCAGGAGCCCGCGGGCCTCGGCCACCGTGACCTTCCGCTTCTCCTTCCTGGCGCCGCCCCGGGCGCCCGGGAGGTTCGAGAAGAGGTCCTGGAGGTTCATCATCATCTCCTCCATGCCCTGCGCGCCGAAGACCTGCATGGTGGGCAGGGTGCCGCCGCCGTCGACCTCGATCTCGATCTCGCGATCGTCGAAGGCGCCGGCCCGCAGCTGCATGCGGAGCTTCTCCCGGGTCGTGTCCTCGGCCGGCGGCGCCTGCAGGTGGCTGATGTCCTGGCCGGAGGCGCCCAGGGGGATGGGCGCGTGGGCGTCCGGCCGCTCCTCGAAGCCGTGAGCTGGTTCCTCGCGCGGGCGATAGAGGGCGTCGAGGAGCAGCTCCTCGGCCTCCTCCTCGGCGCGCTGCCGGACCCGCTCCTCCTCCTCCTGGCGGACGAGGTTCACCGCCGCCTCGACCAGGTCGCGGACCATCGACTCGACGTCCCGCCCCACGTAGCCGACCTCGGTGAACTTGGAGGCCTCGATCTTGATGAAGGGCGCCCCCGCCAGCCGGGCCAGCCGCCGGGCGATCTCGGTCTTGCCGACCCCGGTGGGCCCCATGAGGATGATGTTCTTGGGCGTGACCTCCTCCCGCAGCTCCTCGCGGATGCGGGCCCGGCGCCAGCGGTTGCGCAGGGCGATGGCGACCGCGCGCTTGGCGGCCTTCTGGCCGACGACGTGCCGATCGAGCTCGGAGACGATCTCCCGGGGGGTGAAGGAGAGGCTCATGGCAGGATCTCCAGGGAGAGGGAGGTGTTGGTGTAGATGCAGATCTCGGCGGCGATCTCCATGGCCCGGCGGGCGATGGTCTCGGCGTCCCGATCGGTGTCGAGCAGGGCGCGGGCCGCCGCCAGGGCGTAGGGACCACCGGAGCCCACCGCGGTGACGTCGCCGTCGGGCTCGATCACGTCGCCGTTGCCCGAGATGAGCAGGATCCGCTCCTCGTCGGCGACCAGGAGCATGGCCTCGAGGCGCCGCAGCATCCGGTCGGTACGCCAGTCCTTGGCCAGCTCGACCGCCGCCCGGGTGAGGTTGCCCGAGTAGGCCTCCAGCTTCCCCTCGAACTTCTCGAAGAGGGTGAAGGCGTCCGCGGTGGCCCCGGCGAAGCCGGCCAGCACCCGCTCCCCGTGGAGCCGCCGCACCTTGCGGGCGCTCGCCTTCACCACCGTGTTGCCCAGGGTGACCTGGCCGTCCCCGGCCAGCACCGTCTTTCCGTCCTTGCGCAGGGCGAGGATGGTCGTGCCGTGCATCGTCTGCTCGCTCATGCGCCCCAAGGTGCACACGAAGCCGGCAGACGCAAGCGCGTGCCCCGGATCCCGCCCGGGGGCGGCCGGATCAGGCCTTGGGGTGGGCCTTGTCGTAGACCGCCGCGAGCTGCTCCACCGAGACGTGGGTGTAGCGCTGGGTGGTCGAGAGCGAGCTGTGGCCCAGGAGCTCCTGGATGGCCCGCAGGTCCGCCCCGCCGCCCAGCAGGTGGGTGGCGAAGCTGTGGCGCAGGGCGTGGGGGGAGAGGTTGTGGCGCAGCGCCACGATCCGCACCTGCCGGTCCAGCCGGCGGGCCACCGAGCGGGGCGTGAGGCGCTCCCCGTAGCGGTTGAGGAAGACGGCCCGCTGGGTCCGCGGGGGCTTCAGCTCGCGGCGCCGGTCCAGCCAGCGATCGAGGGCGAGGACGGCCTTGCTGCCCAGGGGCACCATCCGCTCCTTGCCGCCCTTCCCCAGCACCCGGACGGTGCGGCTGTCGAGGTCGAGGTCCAGCAGGTCGAGGGAGGTCAGCTCCGAGACCCGCAGCCCGGCCCCGTAGAGGGTCTCCAGGATCGCCTTGTCCCGCACCCCCAGGAGGGCGTCGTCGTCCGGGCTCTCCACCAGGGCGATGACGTCGTCCACCGGGAGGGCGCGGGGCAGGCGGCGGCGCTGCTTGGGGGTGGCCAGGAGCACCGCCGGGTTCTGTTCGACCACGCCGACCTCGGCGAGCCAGCGGAAGAAGGAGCGCATGGACGCCAGCTTGCGCATCAGGGTCGCCGCCGAGGCCCGGGCGTGGCGCTGGGCGAGGAAGCCGCGCAGCACCTCGAGATCGATCGCGCGCCAGGTCTCGCCGTCGTCGCCCGGGAGGGCCTTGCCCCGGGACTCCAGCCACTCGTGGAGCTGGACCAGATCGGAGCGGTAGGCCCGGGCGGTCTGGACGGACTGCCCGCGGATGGCGATCAGCTCGTCGATGAAGGCTTCCACCCAGCGCACGGGACCCATGATAGCGGCCCCCGATCCTGGCGCCAGAAAATGTCCTACCCCGTCGCCTGCTGGCGACCTGGAC is a genomic window of Deltaproteobacteria bacterium containing:
- the argB gene encoding acetylglutamate kinase; this encodes MERNEKATVLIEALPYLQRYRGKTIVVKYGGNAMIDDELKASFAKDLTLLQLVGLKVVVVHGGGPQIGSLLDRLGIASHFVGGMRVTDDETMDVVEMVLAGLVNKEIVALLQQQGARAVGLSGKDGGLLKAARITLEVPMKEGPPEIIDPGRVGEIESVDCEILETLDQSGFVPVVAPVGLGEDGRALNINADLVAGALAVALKAERLLLLTDVAGLLDGDGLLVGRLDLAGARALLESEFVSGGMIPKLRCCVDAVESGVGAATMIDGRVPHAVLLELLTDQGVGTVVRSG
- a CDS encoding alkaline phosphatase family protein, with the protein product MDVVARTTGPRRGPLFALALLLLAAGCEADRPAPAAAPAPTPGAAPAPASRAEAPAERPAKAASPPTKVLVVGTDGFDPVQVRRLVARGAMPNLQKLMQEGSSGTLFSEREIRSPALWTTLATGRPREVHGIYDFVTGSRLWPADRCDEPRRLVTSNMRAVPAIWNLASDAGLTVGVVGWLSTWPAEEVHGVMVSPYVALGQKKQHTIKGGLYADEDRQVYPEARWDEIKQYIVSPFSLKDSEVEKVVPRAPDDLAALYPRLRRYREAARWSIAHTRTMRNTVLGLLETEQPDLTMVFVEGADSLGHRFWLFSQPNEQIEAQLADAGLPTGHAGRLSELYGEVIDRYYTIVDDMLRELLDQVDDDTLIMVISDHGFGSRTGQWELNTQVPFEGEHRIEGFIALRGPGVKAGAKIHGATLYDIVPTIIDALGMEDLEDGEGVSVLPSLEVAEESEPRAAAGPAELEPLDSSFDAEEVERLRSLGYVQ
- the hslV gene encoding ATP-dependent protease subunit HslV; its protein translation is MSEQTMHGTTILALRKDGKTVLAGDGQVTLGNTVVKASARKVRRLHGERVLAGFAGATADAFTLFEKFEGKLEAYSGNLTRAAVELAKDWRTDRMLRRLEAMLLVADEERILLISGNGDVIEPDGDVTAVGSGGPYALAAARALLDTDRDAETIARRAMEIAAEICIYTNTSLSLEILP
- the hslU gene encoding ATP-dependent protease ATPase subunit HslU, which gives rise to MSLSFTPREIVSELDRHVVGQKAAKRAVAIALRNRWRRARIREELREEVTPKNIILMGPTGVGKTEIARRLARLAGAPFIKIEASKFTEVGYVGRDVESMVRDLVEAAVNLVRQEEEERVRQRAEEEAEELLLDALYRPREEPAHGFEERPDAHAPIPLGASGQDISHLQAPPAEDTTREKLRMQLRAGAFDDREIEIEVDGGGTLPTMQVFGAQGMEEMMMNLQDLFSNLPGARGGARKEKRKVTVAEARGLLKKQAASRMVDQEKVKREALRRAENDGIIFLDEIDKVAGREGSHGPDVSREGVQRDLLPVIEGSTVTTKYGPVQTDHVLFIAAGAFHVSKVSDLIPELQGRFPIRVKLDSLTEEDFVRILTEPRSSLVKQYSALLETEGLEVEYTEDGIREIARMADEVNAQSENIGARRLHTVMERLLDEASFSASERSGEKIVIDRAYVQRQLESVVEKQDLSQYIL
- the xerC gene encoding tyrosine recombinase XerC, translating into MRWVEAFIDELIAIRGQSVQTARAYRSDLVQLHEWLESRGKALPGDDGETWRAIDLEVLRGFLAQRHARASAATLMRKLASMRSFFRWLAEVGVVEQNPAVLLATPKQRRRLPRALPVDDVIALVESPDDDALLGVRDKAILETLYGAGLRVSELTSLDLLDLDLDSRTVRVLGKGGKERMVPLGSKAVLALDRWLDRRRELKPPRTQRAVFLNRYGERLTPRSVARRLDRQVRIVALRHNLSPHALRHSFATHLLGGGADLRAIQELLGHSSLSTTQRYTHVSVEQLAAVYDKAHPKA
- a CDS encoding aspartate aminotransferase family protein; translation: MTTQRELLEAGQASFFPNYRQPDLVLVKGEGDWVVDHEGRRYLDLIQGIATNVIGHAHPRLVAALKTQAEALWHVSNLYWNEPAILLAKRLCETSFAERVFFCNSGAEANEGALKLARRFHHDRGAPRQEILAFEKSFHGRTMGALKATGQPKYHEGFEPLPGGFEHLPFGEEAIFERIGEQTAAVIVEPIQGEGGLIVPPPGWLRRLRERTEAVGALLILDEVQSGIGRTGTLWAHEHEGITPDILTSAKSLGGGFPIGALLARAEVAASFVPGTHASTFGGNALATRAALTVLEVLLDEGVLEASRETARRLRAGLEDRLVATGKIEGVRGVGLWLGLEVPGKATAFRDAALEEGILVNALGADVVRLAPALTLGAEGEAAALEGLTRVADRL